In Sulfolobales archaeon, a single window of DNA contains:
- a CDS encoding S8 family serine peptidase codes for MVRASSQGSDDLGVYISSLATLRLARFENNMIRSIIAPVNITSQNAERILQSLGIKIVDKLDLVEGFVAYLSISDIRRIETLYKGSLEIYPDIEVKLLRDSLFDPVTESKGLDTISVSQTNIEYPYAPNASRYLVQAPEMWAEGFTGRGVRIAVIDTGIQSRHPWLVRPDNTSVVAWHYDVTNDTMEYCSFHGTHVAGIIAAQYNSLQVAGIGANYTYPGIAPDSTIYDIKVFNSSYDYCESTLSSWIIKGIQAALVGPDGKPGTGDEADIISMSIGGLVPPYILPLLSTHPLIRALSQAVSAGKLVVIAAGNSGPGGYTINFMCAAQGVICVAAAADQWSTSLDTLFTAFFSSRGPLAWYSQPLMVSAPGVFIISSIPTDYRPPYIAAAASGTSMATPHVSGVLALLKQAMPTASSGELIMRLANSAYLYKNTGVFLSDRSPWNRFVSGNTSILAIGDPYKEPNPFVEGFGLVRAYDSLRTNLVAFYPGGDLMRSLVIEPGSNTSASIYIRNLGSRSLSVSVSIVGFESYASTSSIRSYVSVSQPSLVLSQGSSGEVRITISIPEGVLPGVYPGYIVAEGRTPSGETYTAKVVLVVVVPLKIDATFVESSPSSIAGLSAESAYYFGPPSPEWIMIPLEVVKASPDPILIRFSSSDSLVNLYIEEGVLVSPQKRFDNILQGNLVLNSEGIYYMFIGWVTGAYDIGTLDIYMRSTTSSREYLSTIIQPMIRSLIQSMVSPNISTLIARLNSLEENLSIIASYTETSYRELQGIIGNMNRSIIELYNSLNSHSVKLQEIDATLSSLNKTVSDLNLSMLMSVAELRTFANTLQNDLKSMSSRVSNLELGYSSLSQSLNTSIADIESRVDRTSMTALASLIIALAGVVLGVVVLVIVFRRKT; via the coding sequence ATGGTGAGAGCCTCATCTCAGGGATCTGACGATCTAGGCGTGTACATATCTTCTCTTGCTACGCTTAGACTAGCTAGATTCGAGAATAACATGATAAGATCTATCATAGCTCCTGTTAATATAACTTCTCAGAATGCTGAGAGAATTCTTCAGAGTCTTGGTATTAAGATCGTTGATAAACTTGATCTGGTGGAAGGTTTTGTAGCCTACTTGAGTATTAGTGATATTAGGAGAATTGAAACTCTCTACAAGGGATCTTTAGAGATATATCCTGATATAGAAGTTAAACTTCTAAGAGATTCCTTATTCGATCCTGTTACAGAGTCCAAGGGATTAGATACAATCAGTGTAAGCCAGACTAACATAGAATATCCCTATGCTCCTAACGCAAGCAGGTATCTGGTTCAAGCCCCTGAAATGTGGGCTGAGGGATTTACAGGTAGGGGTGTTAGAATCGCTGTAATAGACACGGGAATCCAGTCAAGACATCCATGGCTTGTAAGACCCGATAACACCAGTGTTGTGGCATGGCATTATGATGTCACTAATGACACTATGGAGTACTGCAGCTTTCATGGAACACATGTTGCAGGTATTATAGCTGCTCAGTATAACTCTCTTCAGGTTGCAGGTATTGGAGCGAACTATACTTATCCTGGTATAGCACCTGATTCTACTATATACGATATAAAGGTGTTTAACAGCTCCTATGATTACTGCGAATCAACTTTAAGCAGCTGGATCATAAAAGGTATTCAAGCAGCACTTGTAGGACCTGATGGTAAGCCTGGCACGGGAGATGAAGCTGATATAATAAGCATGAGTATAGGAGGGTTAGTTCCTCCATATATACTTCCACTACTTTCAACACATCCCCTCATAAGAGCATTGTCACAGGCTGTATCAGCAGGTAAGCTTGTTGTGATTGCGGCAGGTAATAGCGGTCCTGGGGGGTATACGATCAACTTTATGTGTGCGGCTCAAGGTGTTATATGTGTTGCCGCGGCAGCAGATCAGTGGAGCACTTCTCTTGACACTTTATTCACGGCATTCTTCAGTTCTAGAGGACCTCTTGCATGGTATTCACAACCTCTAATGGTCTCCGCACCTGGGGTCTTCATAATATCATCTATACCTACAGACTATAGACCACCATACATAGCAGCAGCAGCTAGTGGAACCTCGATGGCTACACCACATGTCTCAGGAGTTCTAGCTCTGCTCAAGCAAGCTATGCCGACTGCCTCTAGCGGAGAACTTATTATGAGGTTAGCGAACTCGGCCTATCTTTATAAGAATACTGGTGTTTTTCTCTCGGATAGATCTCCATGGAACCGCTTTGTATCTGGAAACACTAGTATTCTAGCAATAGGAGATCCTTATAAAGAGCCTAATCCCTTTGTAGAGGGGTTTGGACTTGTAAGAGCTTATGATTCTCTCAGAACTAATCTGGTTGCATTCTATCCAGGAGGAGATCTAATGAGATCTCTGGTGATAGAACCCGGTTCTAATACTAGTGCTTCTATCTATATTAGAAATCTCGGTAGTAGGAGTCTGAGTGTTAGTGTTAGTATCGTAGGTTTTGAGAGTTATGCTTCAACTTCTAGCATTAGAAGCTATGTATCGGTATCTCAACCTTCTCTGGTACTATCACAAGGATCATCGGGAGAAGTAAGGATCACTATATCAATACCTGAAGGAGTTCTACCAGGAGTATACCCAGGTTATATAGTTGCTGAGGGGAGAACCCCCTCTGGTGAGACTTACACTGCTAAGGTTGTTTTAGTAGTTGTAGTACCTCTAAAGATAGATGCAACATTCGTTGAATCATCTCCATCCAGTATTGCAGGTCTTTCAGCCGAATCTGCATACTACTTCGGACCGCCATCACCTGAGTGGATCATGATACCTCTTGAAGTGGTAAAAGCCTCTCCAGATCCTATTCTAATAAGATTCTCATCATCTGATTCTCTTGTCAATCTATACATAGAGGAAGGAGTTCTCGTATCGCCTCAGAAAAGATTTGACAACATACTTCAGGGGAATCTGGTTTTGAATTCTGAAGGGATCTACTATATGTTCATAGGCTGGGTTACAGGAGCTTACGACATAGGAACGCTAGATATCTACATGAGAAGCACCACGAGTAGTAGAGAGTATCTGTCTACGATAATTCAGCCTATGATAAGATCTCTAATACAATCTATGGTTAGTCCTAACATCAGTACTCTTATAGCCAGATTAAACTCTCTAGAAGAGAATCTAAGCATAATAGCATCATATACCGAGACTAGCTACAGAGAACTTCAAGGGATCATAGGAAATATGAATAGATCTATAATTGAACTTTATAATTCTCTAAACTCTCATAGTGTGAAGCTACAGGAGATAGATGCAACACTATCCAGTCTTAATAAAACAGTATCAGATCTGAATCTTAGCATGCTCATGAGCGTAGCAGAATTGAGAACATTCGCAAATACACTGCAAAACGATCTGAAAAGTATGAGTAGCAGAGTGTCCAATCTAGAATTAGGATACAGTAGTCTAAGCCAGAGTCTGAATACAAGTATAGCAGATATTGAATCAAGAGTAGACAGAACGAGCATGACAGCACTAGCAAGTCTTATAATAGCGTTAGCAGGAGTAGTCTTAGGAGTAGTAGTGCTGGTCATAGTATTTAGAAGAAAGACTTGA
- a CDS encoding MFS transporter, whose amino-acid sequence MKRSDLSKKRSPLPYLYILVFISLIDHSTIAPVISSYARTVGASAEIAGLIAGAYSIAALLSYPVVGFLLDYLPRARVLLAFYTADIIVVSLYLLARDPAQLLVIRLLHGFFDASIFPSSLALFRDVIHERFGFRFSTYWAVAATPILVGNIVTRVLVVWLGFHSVFLFVLFLMLLGLYSSYSLNIFQARTHPRIPSDSVEEKISGPSIPLLLFSYLSAFTLYMMIGSVVGSMSSRLLALYNIPKEVAAGEIAMWSAIATLVSIPIILGVTRYFLEDLQRSFKALILGLFSIIISSLILLLNLETLARYISSVIFGFSLALLLPTTSRIATETPYRFRGRSSAALGASYLLGVGIGAPLSSWLLQISEEFNLNFLPPLLSSLIIIIILMIYTLISKAPA is encoded by the coding sequence GTGAAAAGATCAGATCTTTCTAAGAAGAGATCTCCTCTTCCATACCTCTATATATTGGTATTCATATCATTAATAGATCATTCTACTATAGCTCCTGTAATATCATCATACGCGAGAACTGTTGGAGCTAGTGCTGAGATTGCGGGATTAATAGCAGGAGCTTATTCTATAGCTGCACTACTATCATATCCTGTAGTAGGATTTCTCTTGGATTATCTTCCTAGAGCAAGAGTTCTTCTAGCGTTCTACACAGCTGATATAATAGTTGTCTCTCTATATCTCCTCGCAAGAGATCCTGCACAACTTCTCGTGATAAGACTTCTTCACGGATTTTTTGACGCATCTATATTCCCATCATCTTTAGCTCTATTCAGAGATGTGATTCACGAGAGATTTGGATTTAGATTTTCAACATACTGGGCTGTAGCTGCTACACCTATTCTTGTTGGAAATATTGTGACAAGAGTTCTAGTAGTATGGCTGGGATTCCACTCAGTATTTTTATTCGTTCTCTTTCTAATGCTTCTAGGGCTTTACTCCAGCTATAGTCTTAATATATTTCAAGCTCGCACACATCCGAGGATCCCTTCAGATTCTGTTGAAGAAAAGATCTCAGGACCTTCAATACCATTACTTCTGTTCTCATATCTCTCAGCATTCACACTATATATGATGATAGGATCCGTTGTTGGAAGCATGTCCAGCAGACTTCTAGCTCTCTACAACATTCCGAAAGAAGTTGCGGCGGGAGAGATAGCTATGTGGAGTGCAATAGCTACATTGGTATCGATACCTATAATACTAGGAGTTACAAGATACTTCCTAGAAGATCTCCAAAGATCTTTTAAAGCTTTGATTCTAGGTCTCTTCTCGATAATCATCTCATCATTAATACTATTACTCAATCTTGAAACTCTGGCGAGGTATATAAGCTCAGTAATATTTGGATTCTCACTAGCTCTTCTTCTCCCCACTACCTCGAGAATAGCTACAGAAACACCCTACAGATTTAGAGGAAGATCTTCAGCAGCTCTGGGAGCATCATACCTGTTAGGAGTAGGAATAGGAGCACCTCTCTCATCATGGTTACTACAGATTTCAGAAGAGTTTAACTTGAACTTCCTACCACCCCTACTATCATCGCTAATCATAATAATAATTCTCATGATCTATACTCTCATCTCCAAAGCCCCAGCCTGA
- a CDS encoding archaellin/type IV pilin N-terminal domain-containing protein, with the protein MIRKFKRSLEKSVSEIISAVLLTAITISLGLALFYLANLWVSESLSRNRTIEIADTARFDFQPGIEAFSKNSDGSITIYLRIIRVGALSVTGIRPFISVETTSMELREPNMIWFLGAGNIMISKSINISYSDPIDPQNLPSTPAIIKFNQCSSQYIFAGLNLSKVYIKSDTSWISLADVIKGITLNTCMIPLPPAPLGQILIRIDIPSNVASSSNYIVISGWIMIDNNLFNVFNVLYRNI; encoded by the coding sequence ATGATTAGAAAGTTTAAAAGATCTCTAGAGAAAAGTGTTTCAGAGATCATCTCAGCAGTTCTGCTGACAGCTATAACCATATCATTAGGATTAGCACTCTTCTACTTGGCAAATCTATGGGTTAGCGAGAGTCTGAGTAGAAACCGCACAATAGAGATCGCTGATACCGCTAGATTTGATTTCCAACCTGGTATCGAGGCCTTCAGCAAGAACTCTGATGGTAGCATTACTATCTACCTTAGAATTATAAGGGTAGGAGCTCTCTCGGTCACAGGTATAAGGCCTTTCATCAGTGTTGAAACAACATCTATGGAGCTGAGAGAACCTAATATGATATGGTTCTTAGGCGCGGGGAATATAATGATAAGCAAGTCCATTAACATCAGCTATTCAGATCCTATAGATCCTCAGAACCTGCCTTCGACTCCAGCTATCATTAAATTCAATCAATGCTCTTCTCAGTATATATTCGCAGGTTTAAATCTCTCAAAAGTATACATCAAGTCGGATACCTCATGGATATCCCTAGCAGATGTTATTAAAGGGATCACATTAAATACATGTATGATCCCACTACCGCCAGCACCTCTAGGACAGATACTCATTAGAATAGATATACCGAGCAATGTCGCTTCTTCAAGTAATTACATAGTTATATCAGGATGGATTATGATTGATAATAATCTCTTCAACGTATTTAACGTATTGTATAGAAACATATAG
- a CDS encoding acyl-CoA dehydrogenase family protein, which produces MFPFNSITDFKIDLPQDLEIFRKSVREFVESKLMPRVAEIERTGEIPEDLLREAARAGFTGIGIPIEYGGQGGSMLEIVVLQEELARASLAFAASIGVSGLFTIPLMLFGREDQKKKYLPPIASGEKFAAHANTEPGAGSDVAGIQTRAEKTSGGWILNGRKIFITGAGRADYILVSARTSPPPSRRERWKGITTFIVERDFKGLRIGQRFNVMGIRGEQPYEVILDNVFVPEENVLGNIDEGFKILVTTYDYARISVAAQAVGLAQGAFERALNYSLQRQAFERPIISFQGIGFKLAEMLGKLVTARLLTYWAASKATAGEEEFIFASSIAKMYATEVAEQLALNSIKIHGGVGLDEEYGVSRYLRDALVTEIYEGTGEIQRLTTIRMLIKKIFGVDLAFM; this is translated from the coding sequence ATGTTTCCTTTTAATTCTATAACAGATTTTAAAATAGATCTTCCTCAAGACCTTGAGATATTCAGAAAAAGTGTTAGAGAGTTTGTAGAATCAAAGCTCATGCCAAGAGTAGCTGAGATCGAAAGAACAGGAGAAATCCCTGAAGATCTTCTAAGAGAAGCTGCAAGAGCAGGTTTCACAGGTATTGGAATTCCTATAGAGTATGGAGGTCAGGGAGGTTCCATGCTTGAGATCGTAGTCCTTCAAGAAGAGCTTGCAAGAGCATCCCTAGCATTCGCAGCATCTATAGGTGTCTCTGGTTTGTTCACTATACCTCTAATGCTCTTCGGAAGAGAGGATCAGAAGAAGAAATATCTTCCTCCAATAGCTTCCGGAGAGAAATTCGCAGCTCATGCTAACACAGAACCTGGAGCTGGAAGTGATGTAGCAGGGATACAGACCAGGGCTGAGAAAACTAGTGGTGGATGGATTCTTAACGGCAGAAAGATATTCATAACAGGAGCTGGAAGAGCAGATTATATACTGGTATCAGCAAGAACCTCTCCACCTCCTAGCAGGAGAGAGAGATGGAAGGGTATAACAACATTCATTGTTGAGAGAGACTTTAAAGGACTTAGGATAGGTCAGAGATTTAACGTAATGGGGATAAGAGGCGAGCAGCCATACGAAGTGATTCTAGATAACGTATTCGTACCAGAGGAGAATGTATTGGGAAATATTGATGAAGGTTTCAAAATCCTTGTGACAACGTACGACTATGCAAGAATCTCTGTCGCAGCTCAAGCGGTAGGACTTGCTCAAGGAGCTTTTGAAAGAGCATTAAACTATTCTCTGCAGAGACAGGCTTTTGAAAGACCTATAATAAGTTTCCAAGGCATAGGATTCAAACTAGCTGAAATGCTTGGAAAGCTTGTCACCGCAAGACTTCTCACATACTGGGCTGCCTCGAAAGCTACAGCAGGTGAGGAGGAGTTCATATTCGCATCATCCATAGCTAAGATGTATGCTACAGAAGTTGCCGAACAGCTTGCACTTAACTCGATAAAGATACATGGTGGTGTTGGTCTTGATGAGGAGTACGGTGTCTCTAGATATCTTAGAGACGCTCTTGTGACAGAGATCTACGAGGGTACAGGCGAGATTCAGAGGCTTACTACTATTAGAATGCTTATTAAGAAGATCTTTGGAGTAGATCTTGCGTTCATGTGA
- a CDS encoding transcriptional regulator: MSRDQLLGLVLLAGSIVAVLVYGYLLMSPFSDLVIKITLFIGVLVVFGVLAWIGYTLATAPPPKPIEEIEKEIEEELKKLEKESGEAPKTSS; encoded by the coding sequence ATGAGCAGAGATCAGTTGCTAGGTCTTGTTCTTCTAGCGGGATCTATTGTAGCTGTGCTCGTCTACGGCTATCTGCTCATGAGTCCTTTCAGCGATCTTGTTATTAAGATAACTCTTTTCATAGGTGTACTGGTGGTTTTCGGTGTGTTAGCCTGGATAGGATACACACTGGCTACAGCACCTCCTCCTAAACCTATTGAAGAGATTGAAAAAGAGATCGAGGAAGAGCTTAAGAAGCTTGAGAAAGAAAGTGGAGAAGCTCCAAAGACTTCCAGTTAG